In Mycteria americana isolate JAX WOST 10 ecotype Jacksonville Zoo and Gardens chromosome 5, USCA_MyAme_1.0, whole genome shotgun sequence, one DNA window encodes the following:
- the NGB gene encoding neuroglobin, producing MESGLLLSGRQRALIRESWQRVSGNPVQHGLVLFTRLFDLDPDLLPLFQYNCKQFASPQECLSTPEFLDHIRKVMLVIDAAVSHLENLSCLEEYLCNLGKKHQAVGVKVESFSTVGESLLYMLEKCLGTAFSPDMREAWSKLYGAVVKAMRRGWETLPEGD from the exons atgGAGAGCgggctgctgctgtctggcagGCAGCGAGCGCTGATCCGGGAGAGCTGGCAGCGGGTGAGCGGCAACCCCGTGCAGCACGGCCTCGTCCTCTTCACCAG GTTGTTTGACTTGGACCCTGACCTGTTGCCCCTTTTCCAGTACAACTGCAAGCAGTTTGCCAGCCCTCAGGAGTGCCTCTCCACCCCCGAGTTCCTGGATCACATCAGGAAG GTGATGCTGGTGATCGATGCTGCTGTGAGCCACCTGGAGAACTTGTCCTGCCTGGAAGAGTATCTCTGCAACCTTGGCAAGAAGCACCAGGCAGTCGGTGTGAAGGTCGAGTCTTTCTCG ACTGTCGGCGAGTCCTTGCTGTACATGCTGGAGAAATGCCTTGGCACTGCCTTCAGCCCAGACATGCGGGAGGCTTGGAGCAAACTCTATGGTGCTGTGGTGAAAGCCATGCGACGTGGCTGGGAAACCCTCCCAGAAGGGGACTAG